From Oreochromis niloticus isolate F11D_XX linkage group LG15, O_niloticus_UMD_NMBU, whole genome shotgun sequence:
TTGCAATGTATCCCTATTAGCCTCTTTGTTATTTGCCCCTAGTTAACTGTTCAAATACTGCACATTGGATCAAAGCAGCACTCCTCAGGCAGTGCTGTGACTGACATCATTGAGACTAAGTTTCTGATTTTTCAGCATGGTGTCACTGGTGAAACGGGGGTGAAGGGGAATGGCGGTCATCGGCACTGTTTTGGCCTTTCGTCTGGATGAGCGACAACACAGCAGGTAGAAGATCTCAACCACGTTGAGCAAAAGCGACAGGCAGGATGCTACCATCATgaacatgatgaagatggtctTCTCAGTGGGTCGAGACATGTAGCACTCAACAGTGTAGGGACATGGGGCTCGGGAGCAGACAATTAATGGGTCCATGACGAACCCGTACAGATAATACTGCCCCACAATAAATGCTATCTCCAGGAGGATCCTGAACACTATGGAGACCATGTAGTTTCCCAGCAGATTGCCTTTAATCTGCACCTTTCCTTTCTCGTTTGTATACTTTGGAACTTTTGTTGTTTCACTGCTAGAGTGGGTCTGTATATATTCTCTCAGCTTTTTCTCTTTGTGGATGACATGCATGACATGACCAAGGTAGATCAGTGTGGGTGTCGAGACGAAGATGATCTGCAGGACCCAGAATCGTATATGTGAGATTGGGAAGGCGTGGTCGTAGCACACGTTCTTGCAACCAGGCTGTTTGGTGTTACAAACCATCTTGGACTGTTCATCACCCCAAACCTGCAATGTTCAGATGa
This genomic window contains:
- the LOC100699698 gene encoding gap junction Cx32.2 protein — protein: MGEWGFLSSLLNKVQSHSTVIGKVWLSVLFIFRIMILGAGAEKVWGDEQSKMVCNTKQPGCKNVCYDHAFPISHIRFWVLQIIFVSTPTLIYLGHVMHVIHKEKKLREYIQTHSSSETTKVPKYTNEKGKVQIKGNLLGNYMVSIVFRILLEIAFIVGQYYLYGFVMDPLIVCSRAPCPYTVECYMSRPTEKTIFIMFMMVASCLSLLLNVVEIFYLLCCRSSRRKAKTVPMTAIPLHPRFTSDTMLKNQKLSLNDVSHSTA